In Rattus rattus isolate New Zealand chromosome 9, Rrattus_CSIRO_v1, whole genome shotgun sequence, a genomic segment contains:
- the Hnrnph1 gene encoding heterogeneous nuclear ribonucleoprotein H isoform X2 yields the protein MMLGAEGGEGFVVKVRGLPWSCSADEVQRFFSDCKIQNGAQGIRFIYTREGRPSGEAFVELESEDEVKLALKKDRETMGHRYVEVFKSNNVEMDWVLKHTGPNSPDTANDGFVRLRGLPFGCSKEEIVQFFSGLEIVPNGITLPVDFQGRSTGEAFVQFASQEIAEKALKKHKERIGHRYIEIFKSSRAEVRTHYDPPRKLMAMQRPGPYDRPGAGRGYNSIGRGAGFERMRRGAYGGGYGGYDDYNGYNDGYGFGSDRFGRGMSDHRYGDGGSTFQSTTGHCVHMRGLPYRATENDIYNFFSPLNPVRVHIEIGPDGRVTGEADVEFATHEDAVAAMSKDKANMQHRYVELFLNSTAGASGGAYEHRYVELFLNSTAGASGGAYGSQMMGGMGLSNQSSYGGPASQQLSGGYGGGYGGQSSMSGYGSQGAVNSSYYSSGSRASMGVNGMGGMSSMSSMSGGWGM from the exons ATGATGCTGGGAGCAGAAGGCGGAGAGGGCTTCGTGGTGAAGGTCCGGGGCTTGCCCTGGTCCTGCTCCGCGGATGAAGTGCAGCGGTTTTTTTCTG actGCAAAATTCAAAATGGGGCTCAAGGTATTCGTTTCATCTACACCAGAGAAGGCAGACCGAGTGGCGAGGCTTTTGTTGAACTTGAATCAGAAGATGAAGTCAAATTGGCCttgaaaaaagacagagaaactatGGGACACAGATATGTTGAAG TATTCAAGTCAAACAACGTTGAAATGGATTGGGTGTTGAAGCATACTGGTCCCAATAGTCCTGACACGGCCAATGATGGCTTTGTACGGCTTAGAGGACTCCCTTTTGGATGTAGCAAGGAAGAAATTGTTCAGTTCTTCTCAG GGTTGGAAATCGTGCCAAATGGGATAACATTGCCGGTGGACTTCCAGGGGAGGAGTACGGGGGAGGCCTTCGTGCAGTTTGCTTCACAGGAAATAGCTGAAAAGGCTctaaagaaacacaaggaaagaatAGGGCACAG gtatattgaaatatttaagagCAGTCGAGCTGAAGTTAGAACTCATTATGATCCACCACGAAAACTTATGGCCATGCAGCGGCCAGGTCCCTATGACAGACCTGGGGCTGGCAGAGGGTATAACAGCATTGGCAGAGGAGCTGGCTTTGAGAGGATGAGGCGTGGTGCTTATGGTGGAG GCTATGGAGGCTATGATGATTATAATGGCTATAATGATGGCTATGGATTTGGTTCGGATAGATTTGGAAGAG GAATGTCTGACCACAGATACGGGGATGGTGGCTCCACTTTCCAGAGTACAACGGGACACTGTGTACACATGCGGGGATTACCATACAGAGCTACTGAGAATGACATTTATAAT tttttttcaccACTCAACCCTGTGAGAGTACATATTGAGATTGGACCTGATGGCAGAGTAACTGGTGAAGCAGATGTTGAGTTTGCAACCCATGAAGATGCTGTTGCAGCTATGTCAAAAGATAAAGCAAATATGC aaCACAGATATGTAGAACTCTTCTTGAATTCTACAGCAGGAGCAAGCGGTGGTGCTTACG AACACAGATATGTAGAACTCTTCTTGAATTCTACAGCAGGAGCAAGCGGTGGTGCTTATGGTAGCCAAATGATGGGAGGCATGGGCTTGT CAAACCAGTCCAGTTACGGTggcccagccagccagcagctgaGTGGTGGTTATGGAGGTGGCTATGGTGGCCAGAGCAGCATGAGCGGATATG GTAGCCAAGGAGCAGTGAACAGCAGCTACTACAGTAGCGGAAGCCGTGCATCTATGGGCGTGAATGGAATGGGAGGGATGTCTAGCATGTCTAGTATGAGTGGTGGATGGGGAATGTAA
- the Hnrnph1 gene encoding heterogeneous nuclear ribonucleoprotein H isoform X3 has product MMLGAEGGEGFVVKVRGLPWSCSADEVQRFFSDCKIQNGAQGIRFIYTREGRPSGEAFVELESEDEVKLALKKDRETMGHRYVEVFKSNNVEMDWVLKHTGPNSPDTANDGFVRLRGLPFGCSKEEIVQFFSGLEIVPNGITLPVDFQGRSTGEAFVQFASQEIAEKALKKHKERIGHRYIEIFKSSRAEVRTHYDPPRKLMAMQRPGPYDRPGAGRGYNSIGRGAGFERMRRGAYGGGYGGYDDYNGYNDGYGFGSDRFGRDLNYCFSGMSDHRYGDGGSTFQSTTGHCVHMRGLPYRATENDIYNFFSPLNPVRVHIEIGPDGRVTGEADVEFATHEDAVAAMSKDKANMQHRYVELFLNSTAGASGGAYGSQMLGGMGLSNQSSYGGPASQQLSGGYGGGYGGQSSMSGYGSQGAVNSSYYSSGSRASMGVNGMGGMSSMSSMSGGWGM; this is encoded by the exons ATGATGCTGGGAGCAGAAGGCGGAGAGGGCTTCGTGGTGAAGGTCCGGGGCTTGCCCTGGTCCTGCTCCGCGGATGAAGTGCAGCGGTTTTTTTCTG actGCAAAATTCAAAATGGGGCTCAAGGTATTCGTTTCATCTACACCAGAGAAGGCAGACCGAGTGGCGAGGCTTTTGTTGAACTTGAATCAGAAGATGAAGTCAAATTGGCCttgaaaaaagacagagaaactatGGGACACAGATATGTTGAAG TATTCAAGTCAAACAACGTTGAAATGGATTGGGTGTTGAAGCATACTGGTCCCAATAGTCCTGACACGGCCAATGATGGCTTTGTACGGCTTAGAGGACTCCCTTTTGGATGTAGCAAGGAAGAAATTGTTCAGTTCTTCTCAG GGTTGGAAATCGTGCCAAATGGGATAACATTGCCGGTGGACTTCCAGGGGAGGAGTACGGGGGAGGCCTTCGTGCAGTTTGCTTCACAGGAAATAGCTGAAAAGGCTctaaagaaacacaaggaaagaatAGGGCACAG gtatattgaaatatttaagagCAGTCGAGCTGAAGTTAGAACTCATTATGATCCACCACGAAAACTTATGGCCATGCAGCGGCCAGGTCCCTATGACAGACCTGGGGCTGGCAGAGGGTATAACAGCATTGGCAGAGGAGCTGGCTTTGAGAGGATGAGGCGTGGTGCTTATGGTGGAG GCTATGGAGGCTATGATGATTATAATGGCTATAATGATGGCTATGGATTTGGTTCGGATAGATTTGGAAGAG ACCTCAATTATTGTTTTTCAGGAATGTCTGACCACAGATACGGGGATGGTGGCTCCACTTTCCAGAGTACAACGGGACACTGTGTACACATGCGGGGATTACCATACAGAGCTACTGAGAATGACATTTATAAT tttttttcaccACTCAACCCTGTGAGAGTACATATTGAGATTGGACCTGATGGCAGAGTAACTGGTGAAGCAGATGTTGAGTTTGCAACCCATGAAGATGCTGTTGCAGCTATGTCAAAAGATAAAGCAAATATGC aaCACAGATATGTAGAACTCTTCTTGAATTCTACAGCAGGAGCAAGCGGTGGTGCTTACGGTAGCCAAATGCTAGGAGGCATGGGTTTGT CAAACCAGTCCAGTTACGGTggcccagccagccagcagctgaGTGGTGGTTATGGAGGTGGCTATGGTGGCCAGAGCAGCATGAGCGGATATG GTAGCCAAGGAGCAGTGAACAGCAGCTACTACAGTAGCGGAAGCCGTGCATCTATGGGCGTGAATGGAATGGGAGGGATGTCTAGCATGTCTAGTATGAGTGGTGGATGGGGAATGTAA
- the Hnrnph1 gene encoding heterogeneous nuclear ribonucleoprotein H isoform X5: MMLGAEGGEGFVVKVRGLPWSCSADEVQRFFSDCKIQNGAQGIRFIYTREGRPSGEAFVELESEDEVKLALKKDRETMGHRYVEVFKSNNVEMDWVLKHTGPNSPDTANDGFVRLRGLPFGCSKEEIVQFFSGLEIVPNGITLPVDFQGRSTGEAFVQFASQEIAEKALKKHKERIGHRYIEIFKSSRAEVRTHYDPPRKLMAMQRPGPYDRPGAGRGYNSIGRGAGFERMRRGAYGGGYGGYDDYNGYNDGYGFGSDRFGRGMSDHRYGDGGSTFQSTTGHCVHMRGLPYRATENDIYNFFSPLNPVRVHIEIGPDGRVTGEADVEFATHEDAVAAMSKDKANMQHRYVELFLNSTAGASGGAYGSQMLGGMGLSNQSSYGGPASQQLSGGYGGGYGGQSSMSGYGSQGAVNSSYYSSGSRASMGVNGMGGMSSMSSMSGGWGM, encoded by the exons ATGATGCTGGGAGCAGAAGGCGGAGAGGGCTTCGTGGTGAAGGTCCGGGGCTTGCCCTGGTCCTGCTCCGCGGATGAAGTGCAGCGGTTTTTTTCTG actGCAAAATTCAAAATGGGGCTCAAGGTATTCGTTTCATCTACACCAGAGAAGGCAGACCGAGTGGCGAGGCTTTTGTTGAACTTGAATCAGAAGATGAAGTCAAATTGGCCttgaaaaaagacagagaaactatGGGACACAGATATGTTGAAG TATTCAAGTCAAACAACGTTGAAATGGATTGGGTGTTGAAGCATACTGGTCCCAATAGTCCTGACACGGCCAATGATGGCTTTGTACGGCTTAGAGGACTCCCTTTTGGATGTAGCAAGGAAGAAATTGTTCAGTTCTTCTCAG GGTTGGAAATCGTGCCAAATGGGATAACATTGCCGGTGGACTTCCAGGGGAGGAGTACGGGGGAGGCCTTCGTGCAGTTTGCTTCACAGGAAATAGCTGAAAAGGCTctaaagaaacacaaggaaagaatAGGGCACAG gtatattgaaatatttaagagCAGTCGAGCTGAAGTTAGAACTCATTATGATCCACCACGAAAACTTATGGCCATGCAGCGGCCAGGTCCCTATGACAGACCTGGGGCTGGCAGAGGGTATAACAGCATTGGCAGAGGAGCTGGCTTTGAGAGGATGAGGCGTGGTGCTTATGGTGGAG GCTATGGAGGCTATGATGATTATAATGGCTATAATGATGGCTATGGATTTGGTTCGGATAGATTTGGAAGAG GAATGTCTGACCACAGATACGGGGATGGTGGCTCCACTTTCCAGAGTACAACGGGACACTGTGTACACATGCGGGGATTACCATACAGAGCTACTGAGAATGACATTTATAAT tttttttcaccACTCAACCCTGTGAGAGTACATATTGAGATTGGACCTGATGGCAGAGTAACTGGTGAAGCAGATGTTGAGTTTGCAACCCATGAAGATGCTGTTGCAGCTATGTCAAAAGATAAAGCAAATATGC aaCACAGATATGTAGAACTCTTCTTGAATTCTACAGCAGGAGCAAGCGGTGGTGCTTACGGTAGCCAAATGCTAGGAGGCATGGGTTTGT CAAACCAGTCCAGTTACGGTggcccagccagccagcagctgaGTGGTGGTTATGGAGGTGGCTATGGTGGCCAGAGCAGCATGAGCGGATATG GTAGCCAAGGAGCAGTGAACAGCAGCTACTACAGTAGCGGAAGCCGTGCATCTATGGGCGTGAATGGAATGGGAGGGATGTCTAGCATGTCTAGTATGAGTGGTGGATGGGGAATGTAA
- the Hnrnph1 gene encoding heterogeneous nuclear ribonucleoprotein H isoform X8 — MMLGAEGGEGFVVKVRGLPWSCSADEVQRFFSDCKIQNGAQGIRFIYTREGRPSGEAFVELESEDEVKLALKKDRETMGHRYVEVFKSNNVEMDWVLKHTGPNSPDTANDGFVRLRGLPFGCSKEEIVQFFSGLEIVPNGITLPVDFQGRSTGEAFVQFASQEIAEKALKKHKERIGHRYIEIFKSSRAEVRTHYDPPRKLMAMQRPGPYDRPGAGRGYNSIGRGAGFERMRRGAYGGGYGGYDDYNGYNDGYGFGSDRFGRGMSDHRYGDGGSTFQSTTGHCVHMRGLPYRATENDIYNFFSPLNPVRVHIEIGPDGRVTGEADVEFATHEDAVAAMSKDKANMQHRYVELFLNSTAGASGGAYGSQMLGGMGLSNQSSYGGPASQQLSGGYGGGYGGQSSMSGYDQVLQENSSDFQSNIA; from the exons ATGATGCTGGGAGCAGAAGGCGGAGAGGGCTTCGTGGTGAAGGTCCGGGGCTTGCCCTGGTCCTGCTCCGCGGATGAAGTGCAGCGGTTTTTTTCTG actGCAAAATTCAAAATGGGGCTCAAGGTATTCGTTTCATCTACACCAGAGAAGGCAGACCGAGTGGCGAGGCTTTTGTTGAACTTGAATCAGAAGATGAAGTCAAATTGGCCttgaaaaaagacagagaaactatGGGACACAGATATGTTGAAG TATTCAAGTCAAACAACGTTGAAATGGATTGGGTGTTGAAGCATACTGGTCCCAATAGTCCTGACACGGCCAATGATGGCTTTGTACGGCTTAGAGGACTCCCTTTTGGATGTAGCAAGGAAGAAATTGTTCAGTTCTTCTCAG GGTTGGAAATCGTGCCAAATGGGATAACATTGCCGGTGGACTTCCAGGGGAGGAGTACGGGGGAGGCCTTCGTGCAGTTTGCTTCACAGGAAATAGCTGAAAAGGCTctaaagaaacacaaggaaagaatAGGGCACAG gtatattgaaatatttaagagCAGTCGAGCTGAAGTTAGAACTCATTATGATCCACCACGAAAACTTATGGCCATGCAGCGGCCAGGTCCCTATGACAGACCTGGGGCTGGCAGAGGGTATAACAGCATTGGCAGAGGAGCTGGCTTTGAGAGGATGAGGCGTGGTGCTTATGGTGGAG GCTATGGAGGCTATGATGATTATAATGGCTATAATGATGGCTATGGATTTGGTTCGGATAGATTTGGAAGAG GAATGTCTGACCACAGATACGGGGATGGTGGCTCCACTTTCCAGAGTACAACGGGACACTGTGTACACATGCGGGGATTACCATACAGAGCTACTGAGAATGACATTTATAAT tttttttcaccACTCAACCCTGTGAGAGTACATATTGAGATTGGACCTGATGGCAGAGTAACTGGTGAAGCAGATGTTGAGTTTGCAACCCATGAAGATGCTGTTGCAGCTATGTCAAAAGATAAAGCAAATATGC aaCACAGATATGTAGAACTCTTCTTGAATTCTACAGCAGGAGCAAGCGGTGGTGCTTACGGTAGCCAAATGCTAGGAGGCATGGGTTTGT CAAACCAGTCCAGTTACGGTggcccagccagccagcagctgaGTGGTGGTTATGGAGGTGGCTATGGTGGCCAGAGCAGCATGAGCGGATATG ACCAAGTTTTACAGGAAAACTCCAGTGATTTTCAATCAAACATTGCATAg
- the Hnrnph1 gene encoding heterogeneous nuclear ribonucleoprotein H isoform X4 codes for MMLGAEGGEGFVVKVRGLPWSCSADEVQRFFSDCKIQNGAQGIRFIYTREGRPSGEAFVELESEDEVKLALKKDRETMGHRYVEVFKSNNVEMDWVLKHTGPNSPDTANDGFVRLRGLPFGCSKEEIVQFFSGLEIVPNGITLPVDFQGRSTGEAFVQFASQEIAEKALKKHKERIGHRYIEIFKSSRAEVRTHYDPPRKLMAMQRPGPYDRPGAGRGYNSIGRGAGFERMRRGAYGGGYGGYDDYNGYNDGYGFGSDRFGRDLNYCFSGMSDHRYGDGGSTFQSTTGHCVHMRGLPYRATENDIYNFFSPLNPVRVHIEIGPDGRVTGEADVEFATHEDAVAAMSKDKANMQHRYVELFLNSTAGASGGAYEHRYVELFLNSTAGASGGAYGSQMMGGMGLSNQSSYGGPASQQLSGGYGGGYGGQSSMSGYDQVLQENSSDFQSNIA; via the exons ATGATGCTGGGAGCAGAAGGCGGAGAGGGCTTCGTGGTGAAGGTCCGGGGCTTGCCCTGGTCCTGCTCCGCGGATGAAGTGCAGCGGTTTTTTTCTG actGCAAAATTCAAAATGGGGCTCAAGGTATTCGTTTCATCTACACCAGAGAAGGCAGACCGAGTGGCGAGGCTTTTGTTGAACTTGAATCAGAAGATGAAGTCAAATTGGCCttgaaaaaagacagagaaactatGGGACACAGATATGTTGAAG TATTCAAGTCAAACAACGTTGAAATGGATTGGGTGTTGAAGCATACTGGTCCCAATAGTCCTGACACGGCCAATGATGGCTTTGTACGGCTTAGAGGACTCCCTTTTGGATGTAGCAAGGAAGAAATTGTTCAGTTCTTCTCAG GGTTGGAAATCGTGCCAAATGGGATAACATTGCCGGTGGACTTCCAGGGGAGGAGTACGGGGGAGGCCTTCGTGCAGTTTGCTTCACAGGAAATAGCTGAAAAGGCTctaaagaaacacaaggaaagaatAGGGCACAG gtatattgaaatatttaagagCAGTCGAGCTGAAGTTAGAACTCATTATGATCCACCACGAAAACTTATGGCCATGCAGCGGCCAGGTCCCTATGACAGACCTGGGGCTGGCAGAGGGTATAACAGCATTGGCAGAGGAGCTGGCTTTGAGAGGATGAGGCGTGGTGCTTATGGTGGAG GCTATGGAGGCTATGATGATTATAATGGCTATAATGATGGCTATGGATTTGGTTCGGATAGATTTGGAAGAG ACCTCAATTATTGTTTTTCAGGAATGTCTGACCACAGATACGGGGATGGTGGCTCCACTTTCCAGAGTACAACGGGACACTGTGTACACATGCGGGGATTACCATACAGAGCTACTGAGAATGACATTTATAAT tttttttcaccACTCAACCCTGTGAGAGTACATATTGAGATTGGACCTGATGGCAGAGTAACTGGTGAAGCAGATGTTGAGTTTGCAACCCATGAAGATGCTGTTGCAGCTATGTCAAAAGATAAAGCAAATATGC aaCACAGATATGTAGAACTCTTCTTGAATTCTACAGCAGGAGCAAGCGGTGGTGCTTACG AACACAGATATGTAGAACTCTTCTTGAATTCTACAGCAGGAGCAAGCGGTGGTGCTTATGGTAGCCAAATGATGGGAGGCATGGGCTTGT CAAACCAGTCCAGTTACGGTggcccagccagccagcagctgaGTGGTGGTTATGGAGGTGGCTATGGTGGCCAGAGCAGCATGAGCGGATATG ACCAAGTTTTACAGGAAAACTCCAGTGATTTTCAATCAAACATTGCATAg
- the Hnrnph1 gene encoding heterogeneous nuclear ribonucleoprotein H isoform X7, translating to MMLGAEGGEGFVVKVRGLPWSCSADEVQRFFSDCKIQNGAQGIRFIYTREGRPSGEAFVELESEDEVKLALKKDRETMGHRYVEVFKSNNVEMDWVLKHTGPNSPDTANDGFVRLRGLPFGCSKEEIVQFFSGLEIVPNGITLPVDFQGRSTGEAFVQFASQEIAEKALKKHKERIGHRYIEIFKSSRAEVRTHYDPPRKLMAMQRPGPYDRPGAGRGYNSIGRGAGFERMRRGAYGGGYGGYDDYNGYNDGYGFGSDRFGRDLNYCFSGMSDHRYGDGGSTFQSTTGHCVHMRGLPYRATENDIYNFFSPLNPVRVHIEIGPDGRVTGEADVEFATHEDAVAAMSKDKANMQHRYVELFLNSTAGASGGAYGSQMLGGMGLSNQSSYGGPASQQLSGGYGGGYGGQSSMSGYDQVLQENSSDFQSNIA from the exons ATGATGCTGGGAGCAGAAGGCGGAGAGGGCTTCGTGGTGAAGGTCCGGGGCTTGCCCTGGTCCTGCTCCGCGGATGAAGTGCAGCGGTTTTTTTCTG actGCAAAATTCAAAATGGGGCTCAAGGTATTCGTTTCATCTACACCAGAGAAGGCAGACCGAGTGGCGAGGCTTTTGTTGAACTTGAATCAGAAGATGAAGTCAAATTGGCCttgaaaaaagacagagaaactatGGGACACAGATATGTTGAAG TATTCAAGTCAAACAACGTTGAAATGGATTGGGTGTTGAAGCATACTGGTCCCAATAGTCCTGACACGGCCAATGATGGCTTTGTACGGCTTAGAGGACTCCCTTTTGGATGTAGCAAGGAAGAAATTGTTCAGTTCTTCTCAG GGTTGGAAATCGTGCCAAATGGGATAACATTGCCGGTGGACTTCCAGGGGAGGAGTACGGGGGAGGCCTTCGTGCAGTTTGCTTCACAGGAAATAGCTGAAAAGGCTctaaagaaacacaaggaaagaatAGGGCACAG gtatattgaaatatttaagagCAGTCGAGCTGAAGTTAGAACTCATTATGATCCACCACGAAAACTTATGGCCATGCAGCGGCCAGGTCCCTATGACAGACCTGGGGCTGGCAGAGGGTATAACAGCATTGGCAGAGGAGCTGGCTTTGAGAGGATGAGGCGTGGTGCTTATGGTGGAG GCTATGGAGGCTATGATGATTATAATGGCTATAATGATGGCTATGGATTTGGTTCGGATAGATTTGGAAGAG ACCTCAATTATTGTTTTTCAGGAATGTCTGACCACAGATACGGGGATGGTGGCTCCACTTTCCAGAGTACAACGGGACACTGTGTACACATGCGGGGATTACCATACAGAGCTACTGAGAATGACATTTATAAT tttttttcaccACTCAACCCTGTGAGAGTACATATTGAGATTGGACCTGATGGCAGAGTAACTGGTGAAGCAGATGTTGAGTTTGCAACCCATGAAGATGCTGTTGCAGCTATGTCAAAAGATAAAGCAAATATGC aaCACAGATATGTAGAACTCTTCTTGAATTCTACAGCAGGAGCAAGCGGTGGTGCTTACGGTAGCCAAATGCTAGGAGGCATGGGTTTGT CAAACCAGTCCAGTTACGGTggcccagccagccagcagctgaGTGGTGGTTATGGAGGTGGCTATGGTGGCCAGAGCAGCATGAGCGGATATG ACCAAGTTTTACAGGAAAACTCCAGTGATTTTCAATCAAACATTGCATAg
- the Hnrnph1 gene encoding heterogeneous nuclear ribonucleoprotein H isoform X1, which produces MMLGAEGGEGFVVKVRGLPWSCSADEVQRFFSDCKIQNGAQGIRFIYTREGRPSGEAFVELESEDEVKLALKKDRETMGHRYVEVFKSNNVEMDWVLKHTGPNSPDTANDGFVRLRGLPFGCSKEEIVQFFSGLEIVPNGITLPVDFQGRSTGEAFVQFASQEIAEKALKKHKERIGHRYIEIFKSSRAEVRTHYDPPRKLMAMQRPGPYDRPGAGRGYNSIGRGAGFERMRRGAYGGGYGGYDDYNGYNDGYGFGSDRFGRDLNYCFSGMSDHRYGDGGSTFQSTTGHCVHMRGLPYRATENDIYNFFSPLNPVRVHIEIGPDGRVTGEADVEFATHEDAVAAMSKDKANMQHRYVELFLNSTAGASGGAYEHRYVELFLNSTAGASGGAYGSQMMGGMGLSNQSSYGGPASQQLSGGYGGGYGGQSSMSGYGSQGAVNSSYYSSGSRASMGVNGMGGMSSMSSMSGGWGM; this is translated from the exons ATGATGCTGGGAGCAGAAGGCGGAGAGGGCTTCGTGGTGAAGGTCCGGGGCTTGCCCTGGTCCTGCTCCGCGGATGAAGTGCAGCGGTTTTTTTCTG actGCAAAATTCAAAATGGGGCTCAAGGTATTCGTTTCATCTACACCAGAGAAGGCAGACCGAGTGGCGAGGCTTTTGTTGAACTTGAATCAGAAGATGAAGTCAAATTGGCCttgaaaaaagacagagaaactatGGGACACAGATATGTTGAAG TATTCAAGTCAAACAACGTTGAAATGGATTGGGTGTTGAAGCATACTGGTCCCAATAGTCCTGACACGGCCAATGATGGCTTTGTACGGCTTAGAGGACTCCCTTTTGGATGTAGCAAGGAAGAAATTGTTCAGTTCTTCTCAG GGTTGGAAATCGTGCCAAATGGGATAACATTGCCGGTGGACTTCCAGGGGAGGAGTACGGGGGAGGCCTTCGTGCAGTTTGCTTCACAGGAAATAGCTGAAAAGGCTctaaagaaacacaaggaaagaatAGGGCACAG gtatattgaaatatttaagagCAGTCGAGCTGAAGTTAGAACTCATTATGATCCACCACGAAAACTTATGGCCATGCAGCGGCCAGGTCCCTATGACAGACCTGGGGCTGGCAGAGGGTATAACAGCATTGGCAGAGGAGCTGGCTTTGAGAGGATGAGGCGTGGTGCTTATGGTGGAG GCTATGGAGGCTATGATGATTATAATGGCTATAATGATGGCTATGGATTTGGTTCGGATAGATTTGGAAGAG ACCTCAATTATTGTTTTTCAGGAATGTCTGACCACAGATACGGGGATGGTGGCTCCACTTTCCAGAGTACAACGGGACACTGTGTACACATGCGGGGATTACCATACAGAGCTACTGAGAATGACATTTATAAT tttttttcaccACTCAACCCTGTGAGAGTACATATTGAGATTGGACCTGATGGCAGAGTAACTGGTGAAGCAGATGTTGAGTTTGCAACCCATGAAGATGCTGTTGCAGCTATGTCAAAAGATAAAGCAAATATGC aaCACAGATATGTAGAACTCTTCTTGAATTCTACAGCAGGAGCAAGCGGTGGTGCTTACG AACACAGATATGTAGAACTCTTCTTGAATTCTACAGCAGGAGCAAGCGGTGGTGCTTATGGTAGCCAAATGATGGGAGGCATGGGCTTGT CAAACCAGTCCAGTTACGGTggcccagccagccagcagctgaGTGGTGGTTATGGAGGTGGCTATGGTGGCCAGAGCAGCATGAGCGGATATG GTAGCCAAGGAGCAGTGAACAGCAGCTACTACAGTAGCGGAAGCCGTGCATCTATGGGCGTGAATGGAATGGGAGGGATGTCTAGCATGTCTAGTATGAGTGGTGGATGGGGAATGTAA